From Novosphingobium resinovorum, the proteins below share one genomic window:
- a CDS encoding carbon starvation CstA family protein, with amino-acid sequence MKHIPWIILAIVGAVCLAVLAVSRGEAVNALWIVVAAVSCFLVAYRYYALYIAQHVMRLDPARATPALTRADGLDYVATDRRVLFGHHFAAIAGAGPLVGPVLAAQMGYLPGTLWIIFGVVLAGAVQDFMVLFISMRRDGKSLGELVRMEMGAVAGTIALAGAFLIMVIILAVLALIVVRALAESPWGMFTVAATIPLALAMGIYTRWIRPGRIGEVSVLGFVGLIAAIVFGQNVAASEIWGPLFTFTPQTLCWILIGYGALASLLPVWLLLAPRDYLSTFLKIGAITALAVGIVVMAPPLRMPALTQFVGGGGPAWSGALFPFLFITIACGAVSGFHALIASGTTPKLIGSETDAPFIGYGAMLMEAFVAIMALVGASILDPGIYFAMNSPAAVLGTDPASAAHAVTAMGFPVSADLLVQTARDVGEHTIVSRTGGAPTLAVAMAEIFSHVAGGTAMKAFWYHFAILFEALFILTAVDAGTRAGRFMLQDLIGLAVPSFRAGTSWLPGVVATALCVLSWGFFLYQGVTDPLGGVNTLWPVFGISNQMLAAVALMLATTVLFRMKQQRYAWVTVVPTVWLLICTLSAGSLKLLSSDPTVGFLAHAAKFGAAVEAGTVLAPAKSMEQMQAIVFNDRVDAGLCAVFLAVVVSLLFFTVRTCMAALRGDRPTVNESPVQMVPAE; translated from the coding sequence TTGAAGCACATCCCCTGGATCATCCTCGCGATCGTCGGAGCGGTCTGCCTTGCCGTGCTGGCGGTGTCGCGCGGAGAGGCGGTCAACGCGCTGTGGATCGTGGTCGCGGCGGTGAGCTGCTTCCTCGTCGCCTATCGCTACTATGCGCTGTATATTGCGCAGCATGTGATGCGGCTGGACCCCGCCCGCGCGACCCCGGCGCTCACCCGCGCCGACGGGCTGGACTACGTCGCCACCGACCGGCGCGTGCTGTTCGGACACCACTTCGCGGCGATCGCGGGGGCGGGGCCGCTGGTGGGGCCGGTGCTCGCGGCGCAGATGGGCTATCTGCCGGGCACCTTGTGGATCATCTTCGGCGTCGTGCTGGCAGGCGCCGTGCAGGACTTCATGGTACTGTTCATCTCGATGCGGCGGGACGGCAAGTCGCTGGGCGAACTCGTGCGCATGGAGATGGGCGCGGTTGCGGGGACCATCGCGCTGGCCGGCGCCTTCCTCATCATGGTCATCATCCTGGCGGTGCTCGCGCTGATCGTGGTGCGCGCGCTGGCCGAGAGCCCCTGGGGCATGTTCACCGTCGCCGCGACGATCCCGCTGGCGCTGGCGATGGGCATCTACACCCGCTGGATCAGGCCGGGGCGCATCGGCGAAGTCTCCGTGCTGGGCTTCGTCGGCCTGATCGCGGCGATCGTGTTCGGCCAGAACGTCGCGGCTTCCGAGATTTGGGGGCCGCTGTTCACCTTCACCCCGCAGACCTTGTGCTGGATTCTGATCGGCTACGGCGCGCTGGCCTCGCTGCTGCCGGTGTGGCTGCTGCTGGCGCCGCGTGATTATCTTTCGACCTTCCTCAAGATCGGCGCGATCACGGCGCTGGCGGTGGGCATCGTCGTCATGGCGCCCCCGCTGCGCATGCCCGCGCTGACCCAGTTCGTCGGTGGCGGCGGTCCGGCATGGTCCGGCGCGCTGTTCCCGTTCCTGTTCATCACCATCGCCTGCGGAGCGGTTTCCGGCTTCCACGCGCTCATCGCCAGCGGCACCACGCCCAAGTTGATTGGCAGCGAGACCGACGCGCCCTTCATCGGCTACGGCGCGATGCTGATGGAGGCCTTCGTGGCGATCATGGCCCTCGTCGGCGCCTCGATCCTCGATCCGGGCATCTACTTCGCGATGAACAGCCCCGCCGCCGTGCTGGGCACCGACCCCGCCAGCGCCGCCCATGCGGTGACCGCGATGGGCTTCCCGGTGAGCGCCGACCTTCTGGTCCAGACCGCGCGCGACGTGGGCGAGCACACCATCGTATCACGCACCGGCGGCGCGCCGACGCTGGCGGTGGCGATGGCGGAGATCTTCAGCCATGTCGCGGGCGGTACGGCGATGAAGGCGTTCTGGTATCACTTCGCGATCCTGTTCGAGGCCCTGTTCATCCTCACCGCCGTCGATGCGGGCACCCGTGCGGGGCGGTTCATGCTGCAGGATCTGATCGGCCTTGCGGTGCCCTCGTTCCGGGCGGGGACTTCGTGGCTGCCGGGCGTGGTGGCGACGGCGCTGTGCGTGCTGAGCTGGGGCTTCTTCCTCTATCAGGGCGTCACTGACCCGCTGGGCGGGGTGAACACGCTGTGGCCGGTGTTCGGCATCTCCAACCAGATGCTCGCCGCCGTGGCGCTGATGCTGGCAACGACCGTGCTGTTCCGCATGAAGCAGCAGCGTTATGCCTGGGTCACCGTGGTCCCGACCGTGTGGCTGCTGATCTGCACGCTCAGCGCCGGTTCGCTCAAGCTGCTGTCGAGCGATCCGACAGTCGGTTTCCTCGCCCACGCGGCGAAGTTCGGCGCGGCTGTAGAGGCTGGCACGGTGCTGGCTCCGGCCAAGTCGATGGAGCAGATGCAGGCCATCGTCTTCAACGACCGCGTCGATGCGGGGCTTTGCGCGGTGTTCCTCGCGGTGGTGGTGTCGCTGCTGTTCTTCACCGTGCGGACGTGCATGGCGGCCCTGCGTGGGGATCGGCCGACGGTGAACGAGAGCCCCGTGCAGATGGTCCCAGCGGAATGA
- a CDS encoding YbdD/YjiX family protein, giving the protein MLRQMLRLMVGQPPYEAYLAHMVRAHPDATPMTRVEFFRNREQARFGGAGGGKCC; this is encoded by the coding sequence ATGCTGCGCCAGATGCTGCGCCTCATGGTAGGGCAGCCGCCTTACGAGGCTTACCTCGCTCACATGGTACGCGCGCATCCTGACGCTACGCCGATGACCCGCGTGGAGTTCTTCCGCAACCGGGAGCAGGCGCGCTTTGGCGGCGCGGGCGGGGGCAAGTGCTGCTAG
- a CDS encoding SDR family oxidoreductase, whose protein sequence is MTFSLDQFRLDSKVAVVTGAGGRGNSIGRAYALGLAEAGAAIVVADLNGEGAEAVAQEIVAAGGRAVGVRVDVADEASTLAMGAAASAAFGGIDILVNNAALMVDISYDNCETVSLEAWNRAFAVNLNGALLCARAVIPSMRARGGGRIVNQTSGGAFPAIGLYGISKLALVGLTTTLAKQLGKDGITCNAIAPGNVKSDAGKLLVPDDSPFIQFLDMTCALRSRGEPAELVGTALLLCSEAGRWITGQTIHIDGGWVMRP, encoded by the coding sequence ATGACATTTTCCCTCGATCAGTTCCGCCTGGACAGCAAAGTGGCGGTGGTCACCGGCGCGGGCGGACGCGGCAATTCCATCGGACGCGCCTATGCGCTCGGGCTGGCCGAGGCGGGCGCGGCGATTGTCGTGGCCGACCTCAACGGCGAAGGTGCCGAAGCCGTCGCGCAGGAGATCGTCGCGGCGGGCGGCCGGGCGGTCGGCGTGCGCGTGGACGTGGCGGACGAAGCCTCCACACTGGCGATGGGCGCGGCGGCGAGCGCGGCGTTCGGCGGGATCGACATCCTCGTCAACAATGCCGCGCTGATGGTCGATATCAGCTACGACAATTGCGAGACGGTCAGCCTGGAGGCGTGGAACCGCGCCTTCGCGGTGAACCTCAACGGCGCGTTGCTCTGCGCGCGGGCGGTGATCCCCTCGATGCGGGCGCGCGGCGGCGGGCGGATCGTCAACCAGACCAGCGGCGGGGCGTTTCCGGCGATCGGGCTCTACGGCATCTCCAAGCTGGCGCTGGTGGGGCTGACGACGACACTGGCCAAGCAACTCGGCAAGGACGGCATCACCTGCAACGCCATCGCGCCGGGCAACGTCAAGTCGGACGCGGGCAAGCTGCTGGTGCCGGACGATTCCCCGTTCATCCAGTTCCTCGACATGACCTGCGCGCTGCGTTCGCGCGGGGAGCCGGCCGAACTCGTGGGCACCGCGCTGCTGCTGTGCTCGGAGGCCGGGCGGTGGATCACCGGGCAGACGATCCACATCGACGGCGGCTGGGTGATGCGGCCTTAG